TGTCGCCTGTGTTAAGAGCCTTTTGATGAAGGAGTTGGTCATTCTGGCGGAAGAGCGCAATGAATGCTTAAAAGAGAAAGACACGATGCTGCAATGCCGTCAGCATGCTCTTTTCAATGAGAAATGGAGTCTGCGTCTTATTATTGCAGGCTATTCAATGTTCTTGATTTCTTTAACTTTCTTTCATATCTCCATCGCAATCTTGGCCCGCTATATAGGAAAATACAATATTTCCAGCCCTCTGGTTACTCGTCTTGCATTTTTTCTTATAGGGAGCCCTTTTAAATACTTCCTGATTATCATGGTTATTACCATTATCCTGGCCATCTTCTACCGCCGCCTGATGAGTAATACCTTTCTGAGCACGGCAGTCATTTTGGTACTGTTCGTCCAATGTTCCACGCTCCTTTTGCTTTCTTTGATAATGGCCGCCGCATTTGTGCCATTGTTCCATTTTTAATGGCACAATGTCCGCTTGAGGCCTTCAGACGTCTCACTCGATATCACCTGTATTTTCCTGTCAGGCTTTCTTTCCGCGGCAAAATTACGGATATCAGCTTTCTCCCGGGGATGGTTTCAAATATCTGTATGGCGGTCTGATGGCCGATTGATTCAATATTCCCTTTCCCCACCTCTTTTCCGTTGATTGAAATGACAGCGGGATCACCCTCATCCCTGTCCAAGGTAAGAATGTCGTTGATTTTCAGCCTGCGGGCTTCCTGCAATGGCATCTTTAACCTGCCGAGCTCTCCCCGCACAATCACATAGGGTCCGCTGGAAGATTCAGTCCAGCCCCAGCGGTGTGAGCCACCACTTCCCGGCACATCGGGCGGAGCGCCGGGCGGCGCCTTGGGCGGACCCCCTCCCCCACGCTGAGGCTTTGACTGTGATGGCCGCTCAATGAGGCGGCTCCCCTCAGATGCCTCTTCATTATTCAAAGTCGGTCTCCTCCTTACAAGACGGGCATTAAAAGGCTTCTTCCAGTAGAGCCTTATCACTGTGCTATCTTTATACGCGATTCAGCGCTTGTCCCCTTGAATTCGGGATTGTACATAGGCGATACTGATGCCGGCATTACGTGGTAGTCACCGGGAACTTCCGCACGGATCCTGTATTCCAGGATATGCTTTCCCCGTTCAAGCTCTGTGAAGAAGAAGACAGTTTTTTCATCCCTGATCTCGCAATTGCTGAAACACTGATTCCTTTCCCAGACGGATCCTTCTGACACCTCGCATCCGGCGGGCCTTGGATCCTCCAGGACCAGATATTCGAAGTCGTTTTTTGCATCAATAGTGAGTCGCACTGAGAATTCTTCCCCGGATTTGATGGAGGAGAGCGGGGGCGTCCTTCTCTCAGGGTGCTGCGTCGGCAGGTATTCCCTGGAAATTCTGAGGAGGTCGCCCTGTGCCGGGATATTCTCCTCCTGAGAGCAGTAATGAAGGGATGCTGAGCAGAAGAGAGGCTCCTTGCAGCCTGACTGTATGGTCAGAGTATTCTCGCCGGTCTTCAGCTTCCGGGAAGGAATGGTCATGGTGCCCGGGAAGTCAAGCATGGTGCTCCTTGACACCTTGGCTTCAAATACACTGGAGCCGTTCAGTGCAACACTGACAGGGAGCTCCTCCTTCTGCTCCAGGCTTTTCGCGAGCCTGACGGTAAGGGCATTGACGGCGGCTGCTGAGGATTTCGTGGATTCCCAGTGGCTTCCGGTGCGGGAGAGCACCAGATAGAGAGCCATCCCTGGAATGAGGGGATGATCGGGCCTGACTTCTTCAAATGTCTGCAGGACATCTGCCGTCGTCTCGACCTTGGAGCATTCACTCACTGATCCGCTGCCGAAGAAAGCCATATCGCCCTCGTGCCCGACCCTGTCCTCAAGATACTTGAGAAGCGTGGCGGCCTTTTCCTTTTCCCCAAGGCGGTGAAGAGCTCTCAGCAGATACGCGATGCCCTGGTCAGAGAGGTTCCGGCGATCATCGAGGAGAGCCTGCGCCTCTTTCTTCAGGCCCGGGGTATTCACCGGCTTCCGGGAAAGGACGAACAGAATGAAAGGCCGGCCGTTTTTCCATACTCCCTTTCCATACTCTCTTCTCAGGAAATCATAGGCTCCTGCAAGGCGATCTTCATCGACACGGAATCCCGCCTTCTTTGCCATTTCCAGGCCATTGAGCACATATGCGGTCATGGTGGCGCTGGATTGTTTCTGATACCACCATCCCCAGCCTCCGTCACCATGCTGGAAGTCATAGAGCTTGATAAGGCCTCCGGAGACCATAAGAGGAAGACGCTTCTCCAGATTCCCCGGGCTCAGGCCGGATGCTTTCAGTGCCCCGGCTGTCTCTACCGCGGGGAGAAAGCGGTTCAGCGTCTGCTCTGCACAGCCATAGGGGAAATGTTCCAGATAATCGAGCGAGTCCATCAGTACCGAGGCGAGTGAAGGAGAAAGGATAAGATCCAGGTGCGTCGTCTCGACGTTACGTTTTTCAGGAATCTGGAAGCATAGATCTTTTCTCCCCTCGACCTGGGCACCCACATGAATTGTATGCTCGAATCCATGGGGTATCACTGGCAAGGAAATCTCCATCGCGTCTGATTCTTTCCTGGTGAGCGCCCGGAGAGTCACCGTCGCCTTGCCCGGATGGTCGGCCCGTACCTTCCAGTCCAGTCGCGCTTCCCTGCCGGGTGGCAGGGTCAGGCTCTTTTCAGCCGGCTCTTCGAGGGAAAGACCTTGTACATCAAGCCGGGCTTTCACCTCGAGTGTCTCCTTTCTCCCGTTATGGATAATCCCCGAGATGAGCGCACGGTCATGCTGTGTCAAAAAGCGTGGCGCAGCGATGCGAGAATTGAATTTTTTCCCGGTGACGACGGTAATCTCAGCGGTGCCGACTTTCGTGTCTTCAGTGACGCCCACCGCCGAGAGCTGCCAGCTTGTGAGCGAATCGGGAAAGGGAATGGTGATCTCTGCCGCTCCCCCGGCGCCGGAAGTGATGTGTGCCCTCCAGAAGGCTGTATCTGGGAAATCCCGGCGGATCTGAGCATTGAGAAATGTGCTTTCACCTGTGATCCGTGCCGAGCCCATATCGGGTGGAGGCTGCGGCGGACAGCACACCTTGTCTCCGAAGTCGAGCAGGAAAAAATCTTTGCTGAAACCGCATGAGCTGAAGGAATGCCAGACATCGTAGGATGAGGCTACCCAGGAATACGCGGTGTGCTCCTCACGGTCATAAAAGAAACGCCACGGATCGATGGCGGTTCTTTCAGTGAGGGCAAAAAGGGCTTTATCGACGACGGCAAGTGAAAGCTCTGCTTTTACAGGCTTATCTTCATCATCACGCGCCTTGATTTTTAGAATTCCCTTCTCACGGGGAGCATAGACATTCCGGTCCGGCTCGAGTGTCAGTGAAAGCCTGGTATGCTCGGGCACAACCTGGAATGATACGGCATCGGAGCTCAATCTGTCATCCTTCACGATGGCCGCCTTCACTATAACCTGGGGCGCGTATTCCTTCCTGATCGGAAGCTCAATCATGTGCAATTTCCCATTGAAATGGAGAGGCTCAACCGTCTCTTCATCCGCCTCGATGGTTAAAAGGCCATTGCTCCCCTCCTGATCGGCAGTGATGAGCATTTTTGCAGTCTCGCCGGGGTGATATGATGATTTATCGGTGATGATACTGAGCCCCCCGGGCTTCCAGGTGCTGTCACCCGCCGCTTGAGAGACGGTAAGGTAAGTGCTGTCTGAGACTTCCCGGTTATGCATGTCACTTGCTACGGCGAAGATCTTTATCATTCCCTCTACCGCAGGCTTGAAGGTGAATGAAGCAAGGCCTGTGCTCCCGGTGGCGAGCTCTCTTGAGAACAGCTCCTCCTTGAGAAGCTCCTTCTTATCTTCTCTGCCATTCACAATGGTGCTGTGCGCCTCTATGCGGTATCCTTTCACCTGTACTGATTTGGACAGGGGCCTGCCGAGCGGGTTTTCCGCACGAATATGCACCGTGAGCGGATCGCCGGGAGTCACAAAGTGTGCTGAGGTATTCACGTCAAGATAGCAGTCTGAGCGAACTGCTTTAAGCCAGAGCGTCTTTGCCACCTCGCGCCTGCCTCTATCGGTCACATTAGCCTCCACTCTCACCAGCATATCTTTGGAGTCCTTAGGGAGTGAGACGGTGAATGAGGCATGGCCTGCTCCATCGGTAGAGGCTTCGGCAGCATACAATGAGATTATTTTTTGATTTGTCTCTTCACCATAGTAATAATGACGGACCGGCTCATGGGAGTATTCTCCTTGAGCGAATCGGTACCTGTAAGGGTAACCTGATGCAGAGAGGCGGATCGAAGCTCCCGGCACTCCACCGCCAGAATAATACTCTGCCTTGAGCTTGATATTTACCGTATCTCCCGAAAAATACCATGGCTCAGGAGAGGTGAGGGCGACTTTGAAATCGGGCTTCCGGTATTCTTCCACGGAGAACCGGGCAAAGCCCCTCCTGCAGATGGCCTGTGCATAGAGGGTATAGGAACCCGGGGGAGTGCTTTTGTCCAAGGTGAACTCACCGCTGAATGTGCCGAAGCGGGTGGTGATTATGTCGCGGGCAGAGAAGATCTTTTTTCTCTCCTGGTCCTCGGCATAGAGTGTCACCGGGGCTCCAGGGAGGTTCTCATACGATCCATGTACCTCCTTTCTCACGATTCCCTTGAAATGCACCACCTGTCCCGGGCGATAGAGCGGCCTGTCGGTATAGAGGTAAATCCGGTGTGGATCATTAAACTCTGGAATGAGAGGATGGGGAGGAGAGACCATGGGAATGACGGTGAAATCTTTTCCATGGCGGGCAAAAAGTGAATAAACATCATCCGGCAGGCTCTCATCTTTCCAATAGAAGAGGCCTCTTCCGTCGGTATGGCCGAGCGGGATGATTACGGCGCATTGCTTTCCCTCCCTTTTGTCACTGTGATAAGAGGTGCTGTTTTCTGCAAAAAGCTCGACTCCACGGAGAGGCTCTCCCGTCTTTCTGTCTGCAGCAAAAAGATAGCGCCCGCTTTGGAGGACACAAAGGGAGGAGATGATGGTGAGAGTGCGCACGACGGAGCTTCCGGCCCGTGCCTCGATGATATAGGCTCCTCGTTCATTAAGGGGCACGTCGTATTCCTTCTGAATTTCAATATGATCATCTTTTCCCGGTATGGCCAGCTCCCAGGAAGCTCTCAGGCAGTTTTCAGGCAGGTCAAAGGCTATATCTTTATTCTTCCAGCGGACATCCCTGAAAAGGTCTATCATATCGACCTCGTAGGCGCGGAAACTGACATTGTCGATGTTTCTCGTCGTGAGAAGGATTTTAGGCTTCTCCCCGGCAAGAAAAGGGGGAAGCCCCTTGAGGTATACATATGGGGCCGTGATTCTTTTTATGGAGGATTCTGCAGGCTTGGATCCGGGAAAGCTCCTGAGAAGGCGCCGGTACCACGATAAGGCGTCATTATAATGCTTCCGTATCTCTTCGATTCTTGCCAGCCTGTAAAGGGCATCTCCTGTTTCCTCTGAGTCTTCTGAAAGGGTGAGAATCTCTTTGAAGTATTTTTCAGCCTTATCATAGTCTCTCTTTTTGCCCATAAGCTCTCCCAATTCAAGCAGGGCTTTACAGCGCATAGTGCTGGACGGATCTAGAGCAAAAATTTTCTGCAGAATTGATTCGGCCTTGGCGAGCGATTCCGGTTTTCCGGCATAAAAATCCGATACGTCAGAGAATTTCGGACTTCCGGTATAAATGGAGGCCATGGCAAGCAGAAGGGCGCAGCGCTCTTCCTTGGCTCCGGGAATACCGGCAAGGAGGGCCTCGGCTTTTTCATATTCTTCCGCCACATGACCCGCTTTCTGGCGATAGCGCTGGAAGAGCTCCGCCAGTCGCCAGTGAGCCCGTGCCTTCCAGAGCGGGCTTGAAGCACTCTCCTCAAGATCTTCGAAATAGGTGAGGGCCTCGTCTTTCTCGTTGAGTTTCATATGGCAGAGCCCGAGCTCCTGTAGTGCCGCCTCACGGTAATATCCCTCGGGATAGTCATTCAGAAGCTTCTTGAAGGATTCGATGGCTTTGTGATAGAGTGCTTCATCGATATAAGACATGCCCTTGTCAAAGAGGGCCTTTTCATCATCGGCGCCGTACAATGCGATGCAAGCCGATAGAATCAATATGACCGCAATGGGAAGCAGGCGGATCGATCTCATGAGACTTCCCCCACCGGAGGCCTTTTGGTATTTGGGTTCAACAGGAGAGAGGACTTTACCTCCAGGCACTCAACAGCTTCCACTCCAATTGATAAGACCCCGGCTTGACAGGAGGGGAGCCTCTGTTATAATCATTATCTCTGTATGATACAATAGTAAGGGGACCTATGAATAAGGCTTTTCTGTCAATAGTGCTCTGTCTTTTCTTCACGGTCGCTTTTCCCATGCCCGGCGCAGCTTCCCCATCGAGGCAGAAAGATATAGACGATATAATTGAGGCCGTCTTCCGCTCCCAGATAAAGGGATTTTCCTCTTGGAAAGAAGTAAAGGTCTTTTTTCTTTCTCTCTATGGCAAAGATCCAAGAGATGACATTATGAAACGCTTTCAGGGAAACATACCGCCGGTGAAAAAAGTATCAAAATCATCGTGTCAGAAAGAGATGCCTTGCCAGCAATTTGACAAAGAGACTGGGGAAAAGGGGATCGTCTTCTATATATCTTCTATAAGGTTCATCAGCACCTCTAGGGCAGAAGTTGATGGAGGCTATCATAAAGATGGTCTGGCGAGTGATTGGGGAGTTTTCTTTATGGTAAAGAAAAGGAGCAAATGGGTCGTGGAAAAGCATAGACAAGATATCGTAAGCATCTCGCCCTATCTTCATCAGCCTGTACTTTATGCAGCAAGCAGGTGAGCCTGCAGGGGCTTTCTGATTCGCTCGCCGACTGACACACAGATTCAAGACCTTACTATTGATAAGCCTCGCTCTTCACTGCTCCAGCTTTTCAATAATCCGGTGAAGGGCGTTTTTCGCCCTCTCGGTAAGAGGTTCCCTGCAGTATGGTGCAATGGTGCAGAGAGCGACCACCCTGCTCCAGTCATCATCTAT
This sequence is a window from Candidatus Eremiobacterota bacterium. Protein-coding genes within it:
- a CDS encoding FliM/FliN family flagellar motor C-terminal domain-containing protein, whose product is MNNEEASEGSRLIERPSQSKPQRGGGGPPKAPPGAPPDVPGSGGSHRWGWTESSSGPYVIVRGELGRLKMPLQEARRLKINDILTLDRDEGDPAVISINGKEVGKGNIESIGHQTAIQIFETIPGRKLISVILPRKESLTGKYR
- a CDS encoding MG2 domain-containing protein, which produces MRSIRLLPIAVILILSACIALYGADDEKALFDKGMSYIDEALYHKAIESFKKLLNDYPEGYYREAALQELGLCHMKLNEKDEALTYFEDLEESASSPLWKARAHWRLAELFQRYRQKAGHVAEEYEKAEALLAGIPGAKEERCALLLAMASIYTGSPKFSDVSDFYAGKPESLAKAESILQKIFALDPSSTMRCKALLELGELMGKKRDYDKAEKYFKEILTLSEDSEETGDALYRLARIEEIRKHYNDALSWYRRLLRSFPGSKPAESSIKRITAPYVYLKGLPPFLAGEKPKILLTTRNIDNVSFRAYEVDMIDLFRDVRWKNKDIAFDLPENCLRASWELAIPGKDDHIEIQKEYDVPLNERGAYIIEARAGSSVVRTLTIISSLCVLQSGRYLFAADRKTGEPLRGVELFAENSTSYHSDKREGKQCAVIIPLGHTDGRGLFYWKDESLPDDVYSLFARHGKDFTVIPMVSPPHPLIPEFNDPHRIYLYTDRPLYRPGQVVHFKGIVRKEVHGSYENLPGAPVTLYAEDQERKKIFSARDIITTRFGTFSGEFTLDKSTPPGSYTLYAQAICRRGFARFSVEEYRKPDFKVALTSPEPWYFSGDTVNIKLKAEYYSGGGVPGASIRLSASGYPYRYRFAQGEYSHEPVRHYYYGEETNQKIISLYAAEASTDGAGHASFTVSLPKDSKDMLVRVEANVTDRGRREVAKTLWLKAVRSDCYLDVNTSAHFVTPGDPLTVHIRAENPLGRPLSKSVQVKGYRIEAHSTIVNGREDKKELLKEELFSRELATGSTGLASFTFKPAVEGMIKIFAVASDMHNREVSDSTYLTVSQAAGDSTWKPGGLSIITDKSSYHPGETAKMLITADQEGSNGLLTIEADEETVEPLHFNGKLHMIELPIRKEYAPQVIVKAAIVKDDRLSSDAVSFQVVPEHTRLSLTLEPDRNVYAPREKGILKIKARDDEDKPVKAELSLAVVDKALFALTERTAIDPWRFFYDREEHTAYSWVASSYDVWHSFSSCGFSKDFFLLDFGDKVCCPPQPPPDMGSARITGESTFLNAQIRRDFPDTAFWRAHITSGAGGAAEITIPFPDSLTSWQLSAVGVTEDTKVGTAEITVVTGKKFNSRIAAPRFLTQHDRALISGIIHNGRKETLEVKARLDVQGLSLEEPAEKSLTLPPGREARLDWKVRADHPGKATVTLRALTRKESDAMEISLPVIPHGFEHTIHVGAQVEGRKDLCFQIPEKRNVETTHLDLILSPSLASVLMDSLDYLEHFPYGCAEQTLNRFLPAVETAGALKASGLSPGNLEKRLPLMVSGGLIKLYDFQHGDGGWGWWYQKQSSATMTAYVLNGLEMAKKAGFRVDEDRLAGAYDFLRREYGKGVWKNGRPFILFVLSRKPVNTPGLKKEAQALLDDRRNLSDQGIAYLLRALHRLGEKEKAATLLKYLEDRVGHEGDMAFFGSGSVSECSKVETTADVLQTFEEVRPDHPLIPGMALYLVLSRTGSHWESTKSSAAAVNALTVRLAKSLEQKEELPVSVALNGSSVFEAKVSRSTMLDFPGTMTIPSRKLKTGENTLTIQSGCKEPLFCSASLHYCSQEENIPAQGDLLRISREYLPTQHPERRTPPLSSIKSGEEFSVRLTIDAKNDFEYLVLEDPRPAGCEVSEGSVWERNQCFSNCEIRDEKTVFFFTELERGKHILEYRIRAEVPGDYHVMPASVSPMYNPEFKGTSAESRIKIAQ